The DNA sequence ATTATCCTCCAAAATTGTTGACGATCTTACTAATTATAACCGCAACGCCTCCATTTTTCTGCTGGTTTTAACAGTTTTAATTGTCATCCTATTTTTGGCCGCGGCTGTCCGATTGTGGGATTACGCTCTTCTTTACAAAAAAATAAAAGAAGTGGACCAAATGAAAGATGAATTTATTTCTATTGCCTCCCATGAACTGCGCACCCCGGTGACTGGCATCAGGGGCTATGTCTCCATGATCCTGGAAGGTTCTTTTGGCAAAGTAAGCGGCAAAATTGAAGAAAGCTTAAAAATGGTAGAAGGCGCTGCCGGCCGCCTTGCTTCTTTGGTGGAAGATTTATTGAATGTAAGCAGAATTGAACAAGGCCGATTGGCAATAGAAGCCAAGCCGCAGGATCCGGGTCCGATTATAAAAAACATAATGGCGGAACTGTCGATCCAGGCAAAACAAAAAAAATTGGAATTAAAATACCAGCCCCACACAGAAAAATTGCCTTTGCTGAATATTGACGATGAGCGCTTTAAACAGGTTTTAATTAATCTAATTGGCAATAGCATAAAATACACGGAAAAAGGCCGGGTGGAAGTAATGACCTCTGAAAAAAATAACGGCAAAACTTTGGAAATAAAAATAAAAGATACGGGCATCGGCATGTCGGCCGCGGACAGAGAACGGCTATTCCAGAAATTCTACCGCGTCCAGACGGAAAAAACCAAAAATATTACCGGCACCGGCTTGGGCTTATGGATTACCAAACAAATTATAGAACTGATGAAAGGCAACATAATGATTGACTCTATGGAAGGGGTCGGGACGCAGGTTAGCTTGCAATTTCCGGTAGTAAAAAAATAGAATCTATGTGAATAAAAAAGGTGAAATCTATAAATTTCACCTTTTTATTTTAATTTTATTATTTTTAAATGCCAATAAATGCCAAATTGAAAATTTTAAAAGGCTTGCGCTAATTTTATTTTTTCCCGAGTTGCAATTAACTAATTTGTCTTGTATCCACCCATTCCAAACTAAACGTCTTTATTTAATTCCTTTAATGAATTACCCCGCCGCAAGCGGACGGGGTATTAAAAACTATTAATAAATGGTGTTGCAGTTAAATATCTTCTAATAATTCCAGCATCTGATCATGAACCTTTCCATTGGTAGCTAAAACCGAGGTAGATTCAATTGTTATTTGTTTGCCTTCAATATCGGTTACCGTGCCACCGGCTTCTTGAATTAATAGAGAACCGGGCAAAATGTCCCAGGGATATGTTTTTACATTAAAAAATATATCAAATTTACCACTAGCAATATAAGACATCGCGGCTAAACCCGACCCAAACATTCTCATATGGAGTGTTTTTTTAAAAATACTGTCAAGAGCAAGAATCGTCCTAGCCCGGGCATCCTTTTTTGAAGAAATGTGGGTCAATACAACTGATTTTTTCAATTCATTATTTTCATCAACATGAATTTTCCTGTTATTTAACATTGCTCCTTTTCCGGCTTCGGCAAAATATAATTCGTCTTTAACCGGATTATAGATAGCGGAAATTATCGGCTGTTGCTGATAAACCAAACAAAGGGCAACGCGAAAAGGGGCGCTGGCATGATAATAATTCATGGTGCCATCAATCGGGTCCATAATCCAAATATAACCAGTATGCTGGCCGGTAAAGCCTGATTCTTCGGAAAGAATACTGTGTTCAGGGAAATTTATCTTGATTTTATCAATTATAATTTTCTCAGACCCAATATCAATGTTAGTAACAATATCGCTTTTAGCTTTAAAAGAAACTTCTTTGACTTTGTTGATATTAGCCATTAAAAATTGCCCGGCTTCTTTTACGCACTCAATTGAAATTTTTTTTGCTAAATTTACATCCATATTATCTATTTTAATTGCTTCTTAAACCAATCCACCCAATTTATCTCCGCCGGATTAACCTTGTTAAGCATGGCCAGATAAAAACTAACCCAGGCGCTAAGCTGTAAAACTTCAAAAGCCTGAACCAATTCCGTTTTGCCCGTTAAGGCATGGCTAACGATCTTTATCTTGCTCCTTTTAACTACCTGCTTCGTCAAACGGCTTCTTGTTTGCACCCGCGGATGATAAAGTTTTGAATCCAAAAATAAAAATATTAAATTTTTTCTATTGCTTTTGGGATTAGCCAAACTTTCCAGGGCGTAATGGTTCAATTCCGGCAAAGTCAAATAACTGGCAAAGTTTTTGCTGTTCTCGCAAAATTGGTTGCGCCAAGCCCGCAAATTTCCAATTAAAAATTCGGCCCCGACCAATACCGGCTGCCGGCCAAAAAGAGCTTCAGCTATCTTCTTCGCCTGATTGTTTTTATTAGCTATGGCCGGCCTTAATTTCCGGTCCCAAATTTCCAGATCAGCGATTAAATCCTCAATTTCTTTCACTTTAATTTTGAAAAGGCCGGCTTTGGCCAATATCACCGCTGTGCCAAAAATCATATAGCCTATTCCCAGCCGCGGCTGGTTTGAAGGATTAAATTCCGGTTTAAAAATATAGCCGGGGATATTATCCTTTATCATCAGCTTTTCCAGTTTTCCCCCTCCGCGGGAAGTAATAGCGGCGATTTTTGCTCCCCGTTTTTTAACCTCTTTATAAACAGACAGCGGCTCTTCGGTTCCGCCCGAATAGGAAGAAATTATATAGAGGGTATTTTTACCCACGTGAGCCGGCACTCGGTAGCCGGGGACGATTGATAAGGGCGCTTTTAAGTGGTCAGAAAAAACAGCCTTAACGATTCCGGCGCCCAAATTGGAACCGCCCATGCCGTTAACCACGACTTCATTTATTTTGTCGCAAGAAGCCGGCATCTTTATTAAGCGGGCATCGGTCAAAACCTGCCTAACTTGGTCAGGCAAAAATTGGATAGACTCAATTACTCCTTTTATTTCACTTTCTTTTAAAGTCATAAATTTTTTTGCTTTCATAATGCTATAAGTTACAAATTACAAATTTATTACAAATTTTACAAATACGAAAAAGACGTTCTCCCTAATTATTTGTAATATTTGTATCTGATTTGTAATTTGTAACGGAAACAAATGACTTATTCCCCCTACATCTATTATAAACTACCTTGATTTTTATTTCAATTCGTGTTAATTTAAAGTCATCAGGCCTTGCCTGATTTATTTTACTAAAATTACCAATTATTCATTTTGCATTATTCATTATTCGTTATTCATTTTATGTCGGGACATTCCAAATGGGCCACAACCAAAAGAGCAAAAGCGGTCGTAGATGCCAAGCGAGGAGCTGTATTTACAAAAATTGCCAACCTTATTACCATTGCCGCCAAAGAAAAGGGAGGAGACCCGAATATCAACTTTACCTTGCGAATGGCGATTGAAAAAGCCAAACAGGCCAATATGCCCAAAGATAATATCGCCAGGGCAGTTAAACGAGGTACGGGAGAAGGTGGCGGGCAAGAGGTCGCCGAACTAATCTATGAGGGCTTTGGTCCGGCTAAATCCCAATTTATTGTCAGGTGTTTAACTGATAACCGTAACCGGGCCGCGGCCTCCATCCGTCACTTATTTTCCAAAAACGGAGGCTCTCTCGGCTCTGTTGTTTGGAATTTTTCTCAAAAAGGCGTGATAAGAATTTTAAAAGAAGAACTGGCCAAGGCTAACGTGAGATTAGAAAATATGGAATTAAGCCTTATTGATTTCGGCGCCCAAGATATTTTACGGGAAGAAGAGGGCATAACCATTTACACCAACCTTGAGGATCTCCAGGGTTTAAAAAAATTCTTAGAAGAAAAAAATATTAAAACAGAAACAGCCGATATGGAATTTATTGCCAAAGAAAGCCGGGAAATTGCCGGCGAGGACAAGGAAAAAATTGAAAAATTTATTGAAGAGATAGAGAATAATGAAGATGCGGTTGATTATTATCATAATATCTCCAATATTTAATTCTCGTAACTTATAACCAACGGCGTTATGCGTTATGCGTTAAGCTTTATGAGCCAAACGATTTTAGGAATTGACCCGGGATTGGCTGACACCGGCTTTGGAATTATAGAAAAAAACAGCCGAACCGGATTAACCTGCCGGGAATATGGATCAATAAAAACTTCACCCAAGGAAGAACTGGGGGAAAGACTGGAAATTATTAATAAAAAACTCGACAAAATAATAAAAAAATATAAGCCCAAGCTGATTGCGGTGGAACAATTATTTTTTTGCAAAAATGTAAAAACCGCTTCAGTCGTCGGACAGGCCCGGGGCGTAATTCTTCTTACGGCCAGGCAGAATAAAATCCCGACAGTTGAATTTACTCCTCTGCAGGTTAAACAGGCGGTTTCTTCTTACGGCCAGGCAGAAAAATCGCAGGTGCAAAAGATGGTAAAACTGCTTCTTGGTTTAAAAGAATTGCCAAAACCCGATGACGCGGCCGATGCCTTGGCCATCGCTATCTGCGCCGCCAATAGCCAATTGTCCTAAAAATCTTAAAAATATTAATAATTCCAATAATCTCACAAAAATGTCCAAGAAATTAAAAATTGTCCATATTGCTTCTGAAGCGGCCCCTTTTTCCAAAACCGGGGGCCTGGCTGACGTTGCGCGCAGCTTGCCTAAGGCCCAAAAAAGACTGGGGCATGAAGTAATTGTTATTACCCCGCTTTATGGGCAAACCATTGAAAAAAAACGGGATAACTTGAAACTGGTCTACAATAACATCAAAGTTTATCTCAATTCCAAAGAAGCGGTAAGAATTAATTACTGGAAAGGCTATCTTATGGATGACTTGCCGGTTTATTTTATTGAAAACAAAAAATATTTTTCCAAAAGAAAAGCCATCTACGGGTCAAGCCATGAAAACGCCCGTTTTTTAATTTTTGACGTAGCCGCCCTAAAGCTCATTTCTCTTTTGAAATTTGAAGCTGATATCGTTCATTGCCATGACTGGCAGGCCGGCCTGATCCCCTTTTATTTAAAAACCGATTTTCGCTACTCAAAAACCCTGAAAAAAGCCAAAACCGTCTTTACTATCCATAATTTGGTTTTTCAACTCGGGCATAATTGGTGGGAGGTGCCGGCCAAATCAAAAGACTATGGCCGAAAGAGAATCCCCCATACATCAGACAAAAAAATTGAATACCTTAATTTTGCCAAAAGAGCAATTCTTTCCGCCGATATTATCAATACCGTAAGCGAA is a window from the Patescibacteria group bacterium genome containing:
- a CDS encoding inositol monophosphatase family protein, with protein sequence MDVNLAKKISIECVKEAGQFLMANINKVKEVSFKAKSDIVTNIDIGSEKIIIDKIKINFPEHSILSEESGFTGQHTGYIWIMDPIDGTMNYYHASAPFRVALCLVYQQQPIISAIYNPVKDELYFAEAGKGAMLNNRKIHVDENNELKKSVVLTHISSKKDARARTILALDSIFKKTLHMRMFGSGLAAMSYIASGKFDIFFNVKTYPWDILPGSLLIQEAGGTVTDIEGKQITIESTSVLATNGKVHDQMLELLEDI
- a CDS encoding SIS domain-containing protein yields the protein MKAKKFMTLKESEIKGVIESIQFLPDQVRQVLTDARLIKMPASCDKINEVVVNGMGGSNLGAGIVKAVFSDHLKAPLSIVPGYRVPAHVGKNTLYIISSYSGGTEEPLSVYKEVKKRGAKIAAITSRGGGKLEKLMIKDNIPGYIFKPEFNPSNQPRLGIGYMIFGTAVILAKAGLFKIKVKEIEDLIADLEIWDRKLRPAIANKNNQAKKIAEALFGRQPVLVGAEFLIGNLRAWRNQFCENSKNFASYLTLPELNHYALESLANPKSNRKNLIFLFLDSKLYHPRVQTRSRLTKQVVKRSKIKIVSHALTGKTELVQAFEVLQLSAWVSFYLAMLNKVNPAEINWVDWFKKQLK
- a CDS encoding YebC/PmpR family DNA-binding transcriptional regulator, which encodes MSGHSKWATTKRAKAVVDAKRGAVFTKIANLITIAAKEKGGDPNINFTLRMAIEKAKQANMPKDNIARAVKRGTGEGGGQEVAELIYEGFGPAKSQFIVRCLTDNRNRAAASIRHLFSKNGGSLGSVVWNFSQKGVIRILKEELAKANVRLENMELSLIDFGAQDILREEEGITIYTNLEDLQGLKKFLEEKNIKTETADMEFIAKESREIAGEDKEKIEKFIEEIENNEDAVDYYHNISNI
- the ruvC gene encoding crossover junction endodeoxyribonuclease RuvC; translation: MSQTILGIDPGLADTGFGIIEKNSRTGLTCREYGSIKTSPKEELGERLEIINKKLDKIIKKYKPKLIAVEQLFFCKNVKTASVVGQARGVILLTARQNKIPTVEFTPLQVKQAVSSYGQAEKSQVQKMVKLLLGLKELPKPDDAADALAIAICAANSQLS
- a CDS encoding HAMP domain-containing sensor histidine kinase; amino-acid sequence: FKIIAASQKEDIGKVLKFYYYKIAWMQPDNDGLATDSLKLAAASEGEELVGNFSRESRFWQVAMPMKDSAGEKQVLLTMKLSSKIVDDLTNYNRNASIFLLVLTVLIVILFLAAAVRLWDYALLYKKIKEVDQMKDEFISIASHELRTPVTGIRGYVSMILEGSFGKVSGKIEESLKMVEGAAGRLASLVEDLLNVSRIEQGRLAIEAKPQDPGPIIKNIMAELSIQAKQKKLELKYQPHTEKLPLLNIDDERFKQVLINLIGNSIKYTEKGRVEVMTSEKNNGKTLEIKIKDTGIGMSAADRERLFQKFYRVQTEKTKNITGTGLGLWITKQIIELMKGNIMIDSMEGVGTQVSLQFPVVKK